AGCCCGGTGTCGGAGATACTCATCGAGGAGTCGGTCGCGGGCTGGAAGGAGTTCGAGCTCGAGGTGATGCGCGACCACGTCGACAACGTCGTCGTCGTCTGCTCGATCGAGAACTTCGACGCGATGGGCGTGCACACCGGCGACTCGATCACCGTCGCGCCCGCGCAGACACTTACCGACGTCGAGTACCAACGCATGCGCGATGCCGCGTTCGCGTGCATTCGCCGGATCGGCGTCGACACCGGCGGCTCGAACATCCAGTTCGCGCTGAACCCGGCGAACGGCGACATGGTGGTTATCGAGATAAATCCGCGCGTGTCGCGCAGCAGCGCGCTCGCCAGCAAGGCCACGGGTTTCCCGATCGCCAAGATCGCGGCACGGCTCGCGGTCGGGTACAAGCTCGACGAGATCATGAACGACATCACCGGGGAGACCCCCGCGTCGTTCGAGCCCACGATCGACTACGTCGTCACCAAGGTGCCGCGCTGGGCGTTCGAGAAGCTTCCTGGTTCAACCGGAGTGCTCGGCACGATGATGCAGTCGGTCGGCGAGGTGATGGCGATCGGGCGCACGTTCCCCGAGTCGTTCCAGAAGGCGTTGCGCTCGTTGGAGACGGGGCGAGCGGGCCTCAACGCCGATCCGACGGAGCGCGAATACGACGCCCACGACGCCGACGAACTCGTACGACTCGTTGCGGTGCCCACTCCCGAACGGCCGTTCCTGCTCGAGGCCGCGCTCCGCCGTGGTGTCCCGGTGGAGCGACTCCACGCCGCCACCGACATCGATCCGTGGTTCCTCGACCAACTTCTCCTTCTGTGCGAGACGCGTGCGTGGCTGGTCGATCGTGTGCCCGATGATCTGAAACGCGCGGATTGGCGGCGGGTCAAACGTCTCGGGTTTTCGGATGCTCAGTTGGCGCATGTCTGGGAGGTTCCGGAGGAGCATGTCTTCGCGGCGCGCACCGCCGCCGGCGTGCAGGTCACCTACAAGACCGTCGACACGTGCGCGGCGGAGTTCGCGGCGCGCACGCCGTACCATTACGGCACCTACGAGGACGAAGACGAGGTTGCGCCGCTCGAACGGCCCGCGGTGCTCATCCTCGGGAGCGGGCCGAACCGCATCGGCCAGGGCGTGGAGTTCGACTACTGCTGCGTACACGCCGCGTTCGCGCTGTCCGACGCCGGCTACGAGACCGTCATGGTCAACTGCAATCCCGAGACGGTCTCCACCGACTACGACACCAGCGATCGGCTCTTCTTCGAGCCCCTCACCCCCGAAGACGTGCTCGCGGTGTGTCGCCGCTTGCAAGAGCGTGGCGATCTTGCGGGTGTGGTCGTCGCGCTCGGCGGGCAGACGCCGCTCAAGCTCGCGCGCACGCTCGAAGCAGCCGGGATCCCCGTGCTCGGCACCAGCCCCGACTCGATCGACCTTGCCGAAGACCGCGAGCGCTTCCAGAAGTTCTGCGAAGACCTGGGTATCGCGCAGCCGCCCGGCGGGACGGCAACGACGCCCGCGGAGGCCCGCGCGATTGCCGACCGCCTGGGCTTCCCCGTGCTCGTCCGACCGTCCTACGTGCTCGGTGGGCGTGCGATGCAGATCGTGTTCGACGTCGACGGCCTCGACGCTGCAATGGCCGAGATGGCAACCGAGGGTTCCCTCGGCCGTGAAGGCGGGTTGTCGGCCGAGCGTCCGGTGCTGATCGACCGCTTCCTCGAGGACGCCATCGAGGTCGACGTCGACGCGCTGCGCGACGCCGGCGGCGACATCGTGATCGGCGGCGTGATGGAGCACATCGAGGCGGCGGGGGTTCACTCCGGCGACTCGGCATGCGCGATCCCTCCGCAGACTCTCGACGCCGCGACCGTCGCCACCATCGAGGCGAACACGCGCGCGCTGGCCGACGCGCTCGACGTTCGCGGGCTCCTGAACGTGCAGTACGCGGTGAAAGACGGCCAGGTCTTGGTGATCGAGGCCAACCCGCGCGCGAGTCGCACGGTCCCGTTCGTGAGCAAGGCCACCGGTGTGCCACTCGCCAAGGCGGCCGCGCGCGTCATGCTCGGCGCGTCACTCGCCGAGCTGCGCGACGAGGGGCTGCTGCGCCCGCCCGCCGGGGGCGGCCACATCGCGGTGAAGGAGGCGGTGCTTCCCTTCGATCGCTTCCCCGACGTCGACACGGTGCTGGGGCCGGAGATGCGCTCCACCGGCGAGGTGATGGGCATCGACCGGTTGTTCGGGCTCGCGTTCGCGAAGAGCCAGATCGCGGCGCGGAACCGCCTGCCGCGCTCGGGGACGGTGTTGTTCTCGCTCGCCGACCGGGACAAGCCCGCGGGGATGGTGGTGGCACGGCGTTTCGCCGAGCTCGGGTTCGGGATCGTCGCTACCGCCGGTACCGCCACCGCACTCGAGGTGGAGGGCCTCATTGCCGAGGCGGTGATCGGCAAGCTCACGGAAGCCAACTCCATTGGAGATGGCGGCGGTACCGGCCTCGACGCAGTGGAGCTGCTCTCGTCGGGCAAGATCGATCTGGTCGTGAACACGCCCCGCGGCCGCGGGCCGCGCGCCGACGGCGCGCATATCCGCCGCACTGCCACCGCCCGCGGCATCCCCTGCGTCACCACCGTGTCGGCCGCCCTCGCCGCGTCGGCCGGCATCGCCGAATGGTCCCGCGGCGAACCCGAGGTCCGTTCCCTGCAGGAGTACTACGAAGACGGCCAGCTCCGTCTGGAGATGTGATGCGGCGCAACCGGCAACGAACCGGCGTCAAGACACCTCGTACAGCGAGGTCTCGTGACGCAGGTTCGGTGGAGATGAGCGTCCGGCTCGGGTCGCTCGAGCTGCCGAACCCGATCGTCACCGCGTCGGGGACCTACGGGCACGGCGCCGAGGTCGCGAAGCAGGGCGACGCGAGCCGGCTGGGTGCGATCACCGCCAAGTCGGTGACGTCGATACCGTGGCCGGGGAAGCCGGCGCCGCGCCTGCACATGACCGCGGCGGGGATGCTCAACGCGGTCGGCCTGCAAGGCCCGGGTGCCACCGCGTGGATCGAGCACGACCTTCCTGCGCTCCGAGCCGAGGGTGCGCGCGTCATCGCGTCGATCTGGGGGCAGACGGTCGAGGAGTTCGGGTGCGCCACAGAACTGCTCCGGCCCGCTCGCGACGACCTGGTCGCGGTCGAGGTGAACGTGAGCTGCCCGAACCTGCACCAGCGCTCCGAGATGTTCGCCCACGATCCGGATGCCACTGCGAGTGCAGTTCGCGCCGTTGTCGATGTGGGGCTCGGGTTGCCGGTGTTCGCAAAGTTGTCCCCGAATGTGACGGATCTCAGGGTGATCGCTCACGCGGCGGTCGAAGCCGGCGCAACCGGGTTGACGCTTGTGAACACGCTCATGGGTCTGCTCGTCGACGCGGAGACACGCCAGCCGGTGCTCGGTGGCGGAGGTGGGGGACTTTCGGGACCCGCGATCAAGCCGATCGCGCTCCGAGCTGTGCACGACGTCACGCGCGCGTTGCCGCGCGTTCCTGTGATCGGCACCGGGGGCGTGCAGTCCGGTGTTGACGCGGTCGAGATGCTGCTCGCAGGCGCGACTGCAGTGGGCGTCGGAACCGCAAGCTTCCTCGACCCGCGCGCGCCCTACCGGGTGCTCGACGAGCTCGCCGACTGGTGCGCGCGCCACAACGTCGCGCGCGTGAGCGATCTGATCGGTGCGATGCAGGTATGACGGAGAAACGATGACAACGAACCCGCGTGATCATCTCGTACTCGTGCTCGACATCGAACGTCTCGACGCCGCGCTCGCGTACGCCGAGCGGATGGCGCCGTGGTTCGGGATCGTGAAGGTGGGCTACGAGCTCTATGGCGCCGCCGGGCCCGAAGCCTTCGAAGCCTTGCAGCACGCGGGCTTGCGGGTGTTCGCCGATCTGAAGCTTCACGACATCCCGACCACCGTCGAACGGGGAGCGCGCGCGCTCGGCCGGCACGGCGTCGACTTCCTGAACTTCCACGCGGCCGGTGGCGAGACCATGCTGCGCGCCGGAGTGGCCGGCTTGCGCGACGGCGCGCGCGAAGCGGGGCACACGCAACCGATCGCACTCGCGGTCACTGTGCTCACGAGCGACACGAATGTCGCCGCGCTCGAACCGCGCATGCAGATCGCCGCGAACGCAGGGTGCGACGGTGTCGTGTGCGCCGGCCCCGACATTCCGCTGGCGCGTACGCGCAACTTACGCACGATGGTGCCCGGCATCCGGCTCCCGGGTCGCGACCCACACGATCAGGCGCGCGTCGATACGCCCGGAGACGCGATCGGTCGCGGCGCCGACTGGATCATCCTCGGCCGTGCGGTCGCTACGGCGGACGACCCCGAACTGGCGGCGCAAGAGACTACGCGCGATGTCGCTGCCGCGCTCGCCCGCGCATCGGGTTGACGAGTTGCACGACAAAGTGGTCTGCGTATACTGAGCGCCGCTGTCGTCCCGGAGGTCGCAGAATGCCGTTGCCCCCTGCGCTCACCCCCGAGCAGCGTCATGCTGCGCTTCAGAAAGCGGCGGAAGCCCGTCGCCAACGAGCGGAGGTGAAGGCGAAGCTGAAGCAGGGTTCGCTCGGCCTCGAAGACCTCTTCGACCAGGGCACGCGCGACGATGCGCTCGCGAAGCTCAAAGTCGTGAGTGTGCTGGAGTCGCTCCCGGGCGTCGGCAAAGTGCAGGCGCGCCGGATCATGGACGAGCTCGACATCAGCGAGAGCCGTCGTCTGCGCGGGCTGGGCCGCAACCAGCGCGTGGGCCTGCTGTGCCACCCGAAGATCGTGCGCGGGGCCTGACCTGGGCGTCCTCCTGGTGATCGTCGGCCCGTCGGGGGTCGGCAAGGGAACGGTTGTCCGCAAGCTGCTGGAACGCGACCCGTCGATCTGGCTTTCCGTTTCCACGACGACGCGGGCACCGAGGGCGGGCGAGGTCGATGGCGTCGATTACCACTTCGTCACCCGCAAGGAGTTCGACGTGCTCCGCAGCCGAGGCGGGCTCCTCGAGGACTTCGAGGTGTTCGGTCACTCGTACGGCACGGAGCGAGCGCCCTTCGAGGAGCATCTGGCCGCCGGCCAGGACGTGGTGCTGGAGATCGACGTCCAGGGCGCGTTGGCGGTGAAGAGGGCCTTTCCCGACGCGCTGCTCGTGTTCGTGAAGCCGCCGTCTCGGGAGGAGCAGCACCGCCGCCTGATCGCACGTGGGGTCGACGATCCCGCCGAGATCGAACGCAGGCTCGCCGCCGCCGAGGCCGAAGAGGCCAAGGCCTACGCGTTCGACGCCGTCGTGGTCAACGACGACGTGGATACAGCCGTTTCCGAGGTGGCTGGTATCCTGAACTCCCATCGGGCAACGGGCTGACCACTCGCCTCGCCTTTCCTCGAAACCGGAGCTACACACATGGCCGAGCGACGTACCACGCTCATGACCCCCCGCATGGAGAGCCTGCTCGAGCGGGTCGACTCCAAGTTCACGCTCGTCACGCTCTCTGCGATGCGTGCCCGCGAGATCAACGACTACTACAACCAGCTCGGTGAGGGTCTCGGCAAGATTGTTCCGCCGCAGGTGAATTCCGTGTCGCGCAAGCCGCTGTCGATCTCGCTCGAAGAGATCGAGGCCGGCAAGATCGAGTCTGTGCCGCTGCCCGAAGAGGGCGAGGAGTCAGAGGCCGCCGAAACCGACGGGCCGCACGAGGCCGGCGAGCCGGTCGAGCCCGCCGAGGCCTGAGCCTTCGATGACCGCACTGCACGGCCGGCGCGTCGTGCTCGGTGTGAGCGGTGGCATCGCCGTGTACAAGGCCGTCGAGGTGTGCCGCCAGCTCGTGGACGCGGGCGCGTACGTCATGCCGGTGCTCACCGAGGATTCCTTGCGCTTCGTCGGCGCGCTCACGTTCACCGCGCTCGCGTCCGAACCGGCGCGCACGTCGCTCTTCGACGCGCCGGAGCCCATCCCGCATACCCACCTCGGTCAGACCGCCGATCTCATCGTGGTCGTACCCGCCACCGCGAAGCTGCTCGGCAAGTACGCGGCCGGGATCTCCGACGACCTGCTCACCGCCACGCTCCTCGCCACCCGTGCGCCGGTCCTCGTCGCGCCGGCCATGCATACCGAGATGTGGGAGCACCCCGCGGTGCAGGAGAACGTCGCCACATTGCGCCGCCGGGGAGTGCATGTCGTCGGCCCCGAGAGCGGGCGGCTCGCCGGTGGTGACACGGGGGAGGGCCGGCTCGCTGAGCCCGAGACCATCGTCGCGGCGGCCGCCAACGTCCTCGCGGGATCCGGCTCCGTGCCTGAACGGAAATCCGGCGATTTCGTCGGCGTGCGCGTGCTGGTCACCGCGGGTGGCACGCGCGAGCCGATCGACGCCGTGCGCGTGATCACGAACCGCTCGTCCGGGAAGCAGGGCTACGCGGTCGCCGAGGTCGCGGCGCGCCGCGGCGCCGCCGTCACGCTCGTCACCACAATCGGGCGGCCCGCGCCGCCCGCAGTGGAGATCGTCAGCGTGCAGACGGCCGCCGAGATGCAGGAAGCGGTGCTTTCACGCGCGGCCGACATGGACGTCATCGTCCAGGCCGCTGCGGTGGCCGACTTCCGCCCGAAGGAGCCGCCCGATCACAAACTCAAGAAGGACGAAGGCGTTCCCGACATCGTCCTCGAACCTACGCACGATTTTTCCGTCGACCTCGGCCGCGCGAAGCGCCCGGGCCAGGTGCTGGTCGGCTTCGCGGCGGAAACCAGCGACCTCGTGGCCAACGCGGCACGGAAGCTCGAGTCGAAGAACCTCGACCTCATCGTCGGCAACAACGTGGCCGAACCTGACGCCGGCTTCGAAGTCGACACCAACCGCGCCGTCATCCTCGACACTCAGGGTGGCGTCGAGCCGCTGCCACTGCAATCGAAGATCGACCTTGCCGGAGTGATCCTCGATAGGGTGCGTGACCTCCTCGCGAAGAAAGACGCCCCATGAGTTCCTTCACGTTCACGTCGGAGTCGGTCACCGAGGGCCACCCCGACAAGATGTGCGATCAGATCAGCGACGCGGTCCTCGACGCGATCTTCGAGCAGGACCCGCAGAGCCGGGTGGCCTGCGAGTCGCTGTGCACCACGGGGCTTGTCGTCGTCGCGGGGGAGATCTCTACCCGTGCCTATGTCGACTTCCAGCGCGTCGTGCGCGACACTGTGCACAGCATCGGATATAGCGACGCGTCGTTTGGCTTCGACTCCAAGACCTGCGCGGTGATCACGTCGATCGACGAGCAGTCACCCGACATCGCGCAGGGCGTCGACAAGTCGAAGGAGGTTCGCGACGGCGTCAGCGACCGGTTCGACGAAGTCGGCGCGGGCGACCAAGGGATGATGTTCGGCTACGCGTGCGACGACACGCCCGACCTCATGCCGATGCCGATCTGGCTTGCGCACCGGCTGGCCAAGCGGCTCACCGACGTGCGCAAGGACGGCACCCTCGACTATCTGCGCCCAGACGGCAAGACGCAGGTGAGCGTCGTGTACGCGGACGGGGTCCCGAAGGCGCTGTCCACGGTGCTGATCTCGAGCCAGCACGCGCCCGGCATCGACATCGACGGCGCGATGAAGGCCGACCTGCTCGAGCACGTCATCAGGCCCACCTTGCCGGAACAGTTCGTCGACGACGACTTCGAAGTGCTCGTGAACCCAACGGGCGCGTTCGAGCTCGGTGGCCCGCACGCCGACTGCGGGCTCACGGGGCGGAAGATCATCGTCGACACCTATGGCGGCATGGCCCGTCATGGCGGCGGCGCGTTCAGCGGGAAAGACCCCACCAAGGTCGACCGCTCGGCGGCGTACGCGGCGCGCAACGTTGCGAAGAACGTTGTCGCCGCGGGTATCGCTACACGGTGTGAGGTGCAGGTCGCGTACGCGATCGGCATCTCGCATCCGGTGTCGATGATGGTCGAGACGTTCGGAACGTCGGAAATCGACCCGCAGAAGCTCCCGGCGCTGCTGCGGGAGCACTTCGACCTGCGTCCGGCCGCGATCATCGAGCGCCTCGACCTGCGCAGGCCCATTTTTCGCAACACCGCGGCCTACGGGCACTTCGGACGGTCCGAGCGCGACTTCACGTGGGAGCGCACCGACGACGCCGACGAGCTTGCCGCGGCCGCGAAGGCGCTCGCGTAAGCTGAACACACGCGTCTGCCGCGTCCAGCCCGACGTCCCGGCAATCCACCGCGCGTTCGACTACGCGCTTCCCGACGCGCTCGCTCGCGGCGTCCACGTCGGGACGATCGTGCGCGTCCAGTTGCACGGCCGCCGTGTGCGCGGGTGGGTGCTCGACGCCGGCGTCGTCGCGCCCGAGGTCGAGGGTGCGCGGCTGCGCGAGGTGCTCGCGGTCGTGTCCGCCGGACCACCCCCGGACGTTGTCGACCTGTGCCGGTGGGCCGCGTGGCGGTGGGCCGGACCGCTCGCCAGGTTCTTGCGCGCCGCGTCACCTCCCAACACAGTCCCTGCCGACGTCGAACCCGAGCTCGAGACAGCGATGTACCCGCCGGCTTCTCATACTCATGGCGCGCTCGTCGTGCTCGCGCCTGCCGACGACGCGAACGCCGTCGTGCACTCGCTCGTGGCATCGGAAGGTTCGACCCTCGTGCTCGACCCCGATCCGGCGCGCTCGGCGCGGCTGGCCGCCGAGCTCACCGACCACGGCCGGGAGGTCATCGAGCTCCGCTCCGATCGGAGCCCCGCGGAGCTGAGCGCAGCGTGGGACCGCGCCCGAGCAGGTGCGTGTGTCGCAGTCGGCGGCCGCACCGCCGCGTGGGCCCCGATGCCCGACCTCGAAGCGGTGATCGTCGTCGACGAAGCCGACGAGTCCCTCGAAGACGAGCGCGCACCCACATGGAACGCACGCGAGGTGGCGGTCGAGCGGTCGCGGCGTGCGGGCGCGCGCGTGCACATGGTCACACCGGCGCCGACGGTCGACGCGCTGGTCGCGCTCGGTGAGCCGGAGCAGCGAGTCCGCCCGCGCTGGCCGCGCGTGACGGTCGTCGACACCCGCGACGAAGCGCCCGGCCAAGCCCTCCTTGCCAGCGTGCTGGCCGACGAGCTTCGACGTGTTCGTGACTCCGGCGGACGATCGGTCTGCGTGCTGAACCGACGTGGTCGCGCGCGGCTGCTCGCGTGCCGGGACTGCGGGGAGCTGGCGCGCTGCGAACTGTGCGGCGCCACCGTGCAAGAACGCGCCGACGGCCTTATTTGCTCGCGTTGCGACACCGTGCGCCCAGTGGTCTGTCTCCACTGTCACGGCTCGCGGTTCCGGGCCGTGCGACCCGGTGTTGCGCGCGTGCGAGACGACCTCGCCGCGCTGCTGCCGCGAGCCTCGGTCGCGGCGGTCGACGCGACGACAACCGAAGTTCTCGACGCCGACGTGCTGATCGGTACCGAAGCCGTGTTGCACCGAGCACCACCGGGCCGCCCGGTGGGACTGGTCGCGTTCCTCGAGCTCGACCAGGAGCTCCTCGCGCCGCGCGCACGCGCCGCTGAGCAGGCGCTGTGGCTCCTGGTTCGCGGCGCCCGTCTGCTCGGCCCGCGGGAGGCGGGTGGCGTGCTGTTGCTCCAGACCAGGATGCCGAAGCACGAGGTGGTGGTCGCGGCCCGCGACGGCGAGCCACTCGTCGTCGCCGATGCCGAACGCGCCCGCCGCCGCGCACTGGGTTGGCCACCTTTTGGTGGCGCCGCGGAACTGAGTGGCGAGGCGGTCGCGGTGATTGCCGCGTGCGACGCGCTCCGTGGCGTCGACACGGTCACGGTGCTCGGACCCGTCGACAACGGCAAGCGGGCGCTCGTCCGCTGCACCACCGTCGACGAACTGTGTGATGCGCTCATGAACATCGAGACCGCACACGCGCTCGGCCGTCTGCGGGTCGACGTCGATCCGCGCCGGGCGTAGTCTCCGCGCCCGTATGGCTGAGTTCGACGACCGGCTGACCGCGATCGAGGATCGGATCGCGATCACCGAGGTGATCGCGTCGTACGGGTACGACTACGACGAGTTCCGCATCGACCAGTGGCTCGAGAAGTTCACACCGGACGCCACCGTCACCGTAAGCCTCGAGGGCAACGAGTTGGGTGGTACGACCGGTAGGGACGCGATCGGCAACCTTCTCGGCGCGCGCGTCGCCGGGTTCCAAGCGGACAACGTGCAGCGCCGGCACAACATGACCAGCATCGTGGTTGACGAGCTCACCGCCACAACCGCGAAGGCGCGCTCGTACCTGCTGCTCACCTCCACCGGCCCGGACGGACCAACCGAACTGGTCACGTCGGGCCGATACCTCTTCGACCTCGTCAAGCAGGACGGTGTCTGGCTCGTCTCCGCGTGGGTCATCGGACTCGACGACCCGGGCTTCGCCGAGGGCCACGGATAACCTGGGGTTCATGTCGAGTTACGTGCTGCGGCTGTTCGGCGATCCCGTGCTGAAACAGCCCGCGCGCGAGGTCGAAGAGATCACTCCCGATCTCGCCCCGCTCGTGTACGGCATGTACGAGACGATGGAGCTCGCCGAAGGGGTCGGCCTCGCGGCTCCGCAGGTTGGCGTGCGCAAGCGTCTCTTCACGTACGACCTCCACGAGGGCGACGGTCCCGGCGTGGTGATCAACCCCGTAATCGTCGAGACTGCGGGGGAGATCGAATCGGAGGAGGGCTGCCTCTCGTTGCCCGGCTTCCGCTTCGAGATCATCCGCGCCGAGCGGGTCACCATGCGCGGTGTCGACCTCGACGGCAAGGAGGTCGTGCTCGAGGGTGACGACCTGCTCGCGCGCATGATCCAGCACGAGATCGACCACCTCGACGGTGTGCTGCTCCTCGACCGGCTCGAGCCCGACGTTCGCCGTGCCGCGCTGGCCGAGCTGCGGACCCGCCAGCTCGCGGCCGCGCCTCCCGCCGGCGAGCCGGGCCTGTAATCGGAACTGGCGGCGCCGCGTGCGCCTCGTGTTCTTCGGAACCCCCGCCGACGCCGTACCCGCGCTGCGCGCGCTGCACGACGCCGGCTACGACATCGCGCTCGTCGTCACCCAGCCCGACCGGCGGCGCGGCCGCCGCGGCCGCGCCGATCCCAGCCCGGTGAAGGCCGCGGCCTCAGAGCTCGGTCTCCCGGTCCGCACACCCGAGCGGGCCCGCGAGGTCACCGACGAGGTTGCCGCGAGCGGCGCCGACGTAGGGGTCGTGGTCGCGTTCGGCCAGCTCCTCCCCGAACCGCTGTTCGCCGGGGTGCCGCTCGGGTTCGTGAACGTCCACTTCTCGCTGCTGCCCCGATGGCGCGGCGCGGCGCCGGTCGAGCGGGCGATCCTCGCCGGGGACGCCGAAACCGGCGTCTGCATCATGGCGATCGAGAAGGGGCTCGACACCGGGGCCGTGTTCGCGCGCACTGCCACTCCCATCGGCGACGACGAGACCGCGGGCGAGCTGCGTGAGCGTCTCGTCGCGCTCGGTACCGACCTCCTCGTCGACACGCTGCCGAAGCTCGCGACGATCACGCCGGAGCCGCAAGCCGGCGAGCCCACCTCGGCCGACAAGCTGACCGTCGAAGAATTCGAGCTCGACTTCTCACGCCCACCGGCGGAGCTCGTTCGCGTCGTGCGAGCCGGGAACCCGCGCCCCGGCGCATGGACCACGATCGACGGCCGTCGCCTCAAGGTGTGGCGTGCGCGTGTCGGCGCCGACGGCTCGCTCGAGCTCCTCGAAGTGCAGCCCGAGGGTCGCGCCCGAATGTCGGGCGACGCGTGGACGCGCGGCCGTCACGGTACGCCGGTCCGCTTCGGCTCGTGACTTCGTCGCGTCTCCTCGCGCTCGACGCGCTCGTGCGTATCGAGGACGGCGCATACGCGCAGGTCCTGGTACCTGCGATGCTGCGCGGTTCGCAACTGCGCGACCGCGACCGCGCGTTCGCGACCGATCTCGTGTACGGCACCGTGCGTTCGGAGCGCCGTCTCGACGATCTGGTCACGCGAGCGGCGAAGCGGCCCCTTCACCGGCTCGACCCTCCGGTTCGTGCTGCGCTGCGGCTCGGCGCGTATCAACTGCTGCACGACGTGCCGCGCCACGCGGCGGTGTCGGAGACGGTCGACGCGCTCGCGGCGCGCTCACCACGCGCACGCGGGTTCGTGAACGCGGTGCTGCGCGCGTTGACACGGCTCGGTCCGCCGTGGCCCGAACCCACGAGCGAGGGTGTCGCGCTTTCGTATCCCGACTGGCTCGTCGATTGCCTCCAGCGCGATCTGGGCGACGAGGACGCGCGCGCGGCGCTCGTCGCCATGAACGAACCGGCTGCGACGACACTGCGTCGGAATCCGCTCCGCGCGACCGCCGATGCGCTCGAGGCAGGGCTTCGCGATGCCGGGGCGCAGGTCGAGCGGGGCGCGCTCGGTCCCGATGCGCTCGGCGTGCGCGGCATCGGTGATCCTGCCGCCCTCCCCGCGGTACGCGACGGCCGGGCCACCCCGCAAGACCAGGCGAGCCAGGCAGTCGTCGGGGTGCTGGATCCCCGAGCGGGGGAGCGCATCGCCGACGTCGCCGCCGCGCCCGGAGGGAAGGCCACCGCCATCGCCGAGCGGGTCGGCGCCGACGGCGCGGTCGTCGCCCTCGACGTCGACGCCGGCCGGCTCCGCCTGGTGCGCGAGGCGTCGGCCCGGCTCGGTCTCGGCACCGTGCACGCGGTCGTCGCCGACGGGCGGGCACTGCCGCTCCGTCCGGCGAGCTTCGACCGCGTGCTGCTCGACGCGCCGTGCAGCGGACTCGGCGTGCTGCGCCGCCGCCCCGACGCCCGCTGGCGCGTCACCGAATCGTCGATCGGCGGCCTGGCTGCACTGCAACGTGAGCTGCTCGCTCCCGCGGCCGAGCTGGTCCGTTCCGGCGGTGTGCTCGTCTACTCGGTCTGTACGCTGACCCGCGCCGAGACCGTCGACATCGACGAGTGGGCCACGCAGCACCTCGACGGCTTCGACGCGCTCCCGCGTCCCGGCACGCCCTGGAAACCGCTCGGTCGCGGTGCGCTCCTCCTCCCGCAGGCGGCAGGCACCGACGGAATGTTCGTGCTGTCGCTCCGGCGTCACGAATAGCGTCACCGGCATCGACGATTCACCGCACGTCGCGATCGTCACCGGTGCCAATCACGGCATCGGCGCGGCCACCGCGAGCGCGCTGGCCGCGCGTGGGATCCGCGTGTTGTCCGCCTACCTGCGCATCGGCACCGCGCCCGACGCCGTGGAGGCCCGCGTCGCTGGGTTCGCGATCGAGGCCGATCTGCTCGACGACGCGACGCCGGCACGACTCTTCGACCTGGCGGAGCACGAGCTCGGTCCGGTCGACATCCTGGTGAACAACGCAACTGGTTGGGTGCAGGACACCTTCAAACCCATATCCAGCGATCGGTTCGGACGGCCGTTGCGACCCGTCACCGCCGAGACCGTCGATCGCAACCTCGGAGTCGACGCGCGCGCGAGCGCGCTCCTGATCGCGGAGTTCGCGCGCCGCCACGTGGAACGGGGCGCGACGTGGGGCCGCATCGTCGGACTCACCTCCGGAGGCCCGCACGGGTTTCCCGAGGAAGTCTCGTAC
This portion of the Acidimicrobiia bacterium genome encodes:
- the rpoZ gene encoding DNA-directed RNA polymerase subunit omega encodes the protein MAERRTTLMTPRMESLLERVDSKFTLVTLSAMRAREINDYYNQLGEGLGKIVPPQVNSVSRKPLSISLEEIEAGKIESVPLPEEGEESEAAETDGPHEAGEPVEPAEA
- the mihF gene encoding integration host factor, actinobacterial type encodes the protein MPLPPALTPEQRHAALQKAAEARRQRAEVKAKLKQGSLGLEDLFDQGTRDDALAKLKVVSVLESLPGVGKVQARRIMDELDISESRRLRGLGRNQRVGLLCHPKIVRGA
- the carB gene encoding carbamoyl-phosphate synthase large subunit, whose amino-acid sequence is MPKRTDLHSILIIGSGPIVIGQACEFDYSGTQACRVLRAEGYRVVLVNSNPATIMTDPEFADATYVEPLDLASVTRIIERERPDALLPTVGGQTALNLAIELHEAGVLERFGVELIGASVQAIRTAENRHEFKAAMEEIGLAVPRSGFAYTLEDAMTIAEQIGYPLIVRPSFILGGGGTGIASNGDAMRRVAEHGLATSPVSEILIEESVAGWKEFELEVMRDHVDNVVVVCSIENFDAMGVHTGDSITVAPAQTLTDVEYQRMRDAAFACIRRIGVDTGGSNIQFALNPANGDMVVIEINPRVSRSSALASKATGFPIAKIAARLAVGYKLDEIMNDITGETPASFEPTIDYVVTKVPRWAFEKLPGSTGVLGTMMQSVGEVMAIGRTFPESFQKALRSLETGRAGLNADPTEREYDAHDADELVRLVAVPTPERPFLLEAALRRGVPVERLHAATDIDPWFLDQLLLLCETRAWLVDRVPDDLKRADWRRVKRLGFSDAQLAHVWEVPEEHVFAARTAAGVQVTYKTVDTCAAEFAARTPYHYGTYEDEDEVAPLERPAVLILGSGPNRIGQGVEFDYCCVHAAFALSDAGYETVMVNCNPETVSTDYDTSDRLFFEPLTPEDVLAVCRRLQERGDLAGVVVALGGQTPLKLARTLEAAGIPVLGTSPDSIDLAEDRERFQKFCEDLGIAQPPGGTATTPAEARAIADRLGFPVLVRPSYVLGGRAMQIVFDVDGLDAAMAEMATEGSLGREGGLSAERPVLIDRFLEDAIEVDVDALRDAGGDIVIGGVMEHIEAAGVHSGDSACAIPPQTLDAATVATIEANTRALADALDVRGLLNVQYAVKDGQVLVIEANPRASRTVPFVSKATGVPLAKAAARVMLGASLAELRDEGLLRPPAGGGHIAVKEAVLPFDRFPDVDTVLGPEMRSTGEVMGIDRLFGLAFAKSQIAARNRLPRSGTVLFSLADRDKPAGMVVARRFAELGFGIVATAGTATALEVEGLIAEAVIGKLTEANSIGDGGGTGLDAVELLSSGKIDLVVNTPRGRGPRADGAHIRRTATARGIPCVTTVSAALAASAGIAEWSRGEPEVRSLQEYYEDGQLRLEM
- a CDS encoding dihydroorotate dehydrogenase — encoded protein: MSVRLGSLELPNPIVTASGTYGHGAEVAKQGDASRLGAITAKSVTSIPWPGKPAPRLHMTAAGMLNAVGLQGPGATAWIEHDLPALRAEGARVIASIWGQTVEEFGCATELLRPARDDLVAVEVNVSCPNLHQRSEMFAHDPDATASAVRAVVDVGLGLPVFAKLSPNVTDLRVIAHAAVEAGATGLTLVNTLMGLLVDAETRQPVLGGGGGGLSGPAIKPIALRAVHDVTRALPRVPVIGTGGVQSGVDAVEMLLAGATAVGVGTASFLDPRAPYRVLDELADWCARHNVARVSDLIGAMQV
- the pyrF gene encoding orotidine-5'-phosphate decarboxylase is translated as MTTNPRDHLVLVLDIERLDAALAYAERMAPWFGIVKVGYELYGAAGPEAFEALQHAGLRVFADLKLHDIPTTVERGARALGRHGVDFLNFHAAGGETMLRAGVAGLRDGAREAGHTQPIALAVTVLTSDTNVAALEPRMQIAANAGCDGVVCAGPDIPLARTRNLRTMVPGIRLPGRDPHDQARVDTPGDAIGRGADWIILGRAVATADDPELAAQETTRDVAAALARASG
- the gmk gene encoding guanylate kinase — translated: MIVGPSGVGKGTVVRKLLERDPSIWLSVSTTTRAPRAGEVDGVDYHFVTRKEFDVLRSRGGLLEDFEVFGHSYGTERAPFEEHLAAGQDVVLEIDVQGALAVKRAFPDALLVFVKPPSREEQHRRLIARGVDDPAEIERRLAAAEAEEAKAYAFDAVVVNDDVDTAVSEVAGILNSHRATG